From a region of the Solanum stenotomum isolate F172 chromosome 2, ASM1918654v1, whole genome shotgun sequence genome:
- the LOC125855148 gene encoding DNA oxidative demethylase ALKBH2 translates to MATVTKLNLKAETGDCHHLEAEQSEAPAEISDSRTKRVVELGNGCEVIYMPRFLNYDQSWDYLEYLNRNIPWNRPTIRVFGRSCVQPRDSCYVSSEGLPQLVYSGYQPHAYSWDEFPPLKDILDAVHKALPGSRFNSLLLNRYKGGDDYVGWHADDEKLYGPTPEIASLSFGCEREFLLKKKPDKTSRGKNTSVEPPRKRLKKDAFPEKHSFVLKHGSLLVMRGYTQRDWLHSVPKRVKADSLRINLTFRLVL, encoded by the exons ATGGCGACGGTGACGAAACTGAACCTGAAGGCGGAGACCGGCGACTGTCACCACCTTGAGGCGGAGCAGAGTGAAGCTCCGGCGGAAATAAGCGATTCTAGAACAAAAAGAGTAGTTGAATTAGGAAATGGATGCGAAGTAATATACATGCCTAGGTTCCTAAATTACGATCAGTCATGGGATTATTTAGAATACCTTAACAGAAATATACCATGGAATCGTCCAACGATTCGCGTCTTCGGTCGATCTTGTGTCCAG CCCAGAGACAGTTGTTATGTGTCAAGTGAAGGATTGCCACAACTAGTTTACAGTGGATACCAGCCTCATGCATATTCTTGGGATGAATTTCCTCCACTTAAGGATATTCTGGATGCT GTCCATAAAGCTCTTCCAGGAAGTCGTTTCAACAGCTTATTACTTAATAGGTATAAGGGAGGCGATGACTATGTAGGTTGGCATGCTGATGATGAGAAACTTTATGGACCAACTCCAGAAATTGCTTCTCTTTCCTTTGGATGTGAACGTGAATTCTTGCTGAAAAAGAAACCAGATAAAACATCCCGAG GTAAAAACACCAGTGTTGAACCTCCCAGAAAGCGATTGAAGAAGGATGCCTTTCCAGAAAAACACTCGTTTGTCCTAAAACACGGTTCATTGCTGGTAATGAGAGGTTATACTCAACGGGATTGGCTTCATTCAGTGCCTAAACGCGTAAAGGCAGATTCATTACGCATTAATCTCACCTTCAGGCTTGTTCTTTGA
- the LOC125855583 gene encoding nuclear transcription factor Y subunit B-1-like, with product MPIANVIRIMRKTLPPHAKISDDAKETIQECVSEFISFVTGEANDRCQREQRKTITAEDVLWAMSKLGFDDYIEPLTMHLHRYRECDGGERGSLRGEPLMLMKSRGVMVDPTASTSIADNMTHINYPLPPNFTMAHHHHGYFAYAHMSNDNVAPNSQANPDETNNNVESFGEHNK from the coding sequence ATGCCAATAGCAAACGTGATTCGAATCATGCGAAAAACCCTACCTCCACATGCCAAGATATCGGATGACGCGAAAGAGACCATCCAGGAATGCGTGTCCGAGTTCATTAGCTTTGTCACCGGGGAAGCCAACGACCGTTGCCAGCGCGAGCAACGCAAGACTATCACTGCCGAGGACGTGCTCTGGGCCATGAGCAAGCTAGGGTTTGATGACTACATAGAGCCCCTCACTATGCATCTGCACCGCTATCGAGAATGCGATGGCGGTGAGCGCGGCTCCCTCAGAGGGGAGCCACTCATGCTAATGAAGTCGCGGGGTGTTATGGTTGACCCCACGGCTTCAACTAGCATTGCTGACAACATGACCCATATTAATTATCCCTTGCCACCTAATTTCACAATGGCTCATCATCATCATGGCTACTTTGCTTATGCACACATGAGTAATGACAATGTTGCTCCAAATTCTCAGGCTAATCCTGATGAGACAAATAATAATGTTGAATCATTTGGAGAGCATAATAAGTAG
- the LOC125855165 gene encoding protein C2-DOMAIN ABA-RELATED 11-like, with protein MGDKLGQIKVTVIKGRRLVIRDFKTSDPYVILKLGNQTAKTKVINSCLNPVWNEEFCFTISEPAEVLKLEVFDKDHFKADDEMGTAHLSLQPLVAAARLRTILGVASEGTTLRKVIPNKDNCLAIDSSISWVNGEVVQDVWLRLCDVESGDIELKIKLSDLSCVVPAST; from the exons ATGGGAGACAAATTAGGACAGATAAAAGTGACTGTTATAAAAGGAAGACGTTTGGTGATTCGGGACTTCAAGACAAGTGATCCTTATGTCATTCTTAAGCTTGGAAATCAG ACTGCCAAAACCAAAGTCATAAATAGCTGCCTTAATCCTGTTTGGAATGAAGAATTCTGTTTCACTATCTCTGAGCCGGCTGAGGTTCTCAAATTG GAAGTGTTTGATAAAGACCATTTCAAAGCAGACGACGAAATGGGAACTGCTCATCTCAGTCTTCAGCCTTTGGTTGCAGCTGCTAGATTGAGAACGATTCTCGGGGTTGCTTCTGAGGGGACAACATTAAGGAAGGTTATCCCGAATAAAGACAACTGCCTAGCAATCGATAGCAGCATTAGTTGGGTGAATGGTGAAGTTGTGCAAGATGTTTGGTTAAGGCTTTGTGATGTGGAGTCTGGAGACATCGAGTTGAAGATCAAATTGAGCGATCTTTCCTGTGTTGTTCCGGCCTCCACGTAG
- the LOC125855520 gene encoding uncharacterized protein LOC125855520 encodes MDIEVDHYSALDLPSGEEGAKLSEIDISKAYRKKALELHPDKRLDDPINAHLNFQKLKASYDILKDDKKRKLFDEMIQLQQQQQHQQQHQQQQQQQQDSKRRKMMSFVPDINLARLEEEERIAIKLLGEIARIREILLSKKESSEMCVDKEKVLKVSWSKSGGEDYTCQRLRELFSNFGEVEHVIMGSSSKNKKRSYALVEMLSKADAAKAVSSSGLTGLLIVPLFSL; translated from the coding sequence ATGGATATTGAAGTTGATCATTATAGTGCTTTGGATTTACCCTCCGGTGAGGAAGGGGCAAAGCTTTCTGAAATCGATATATCGAAAGCGTATCGAAAGAAAGCATTAGAATTGCATCCAGACAAGAGACTCGATGATCCAATCAACGCTCacttaaattttcaaaagcTCAAGGCTTCCTATGACATTCTCAAGGATGACAAAAAGAGGAAGTTATTTGATGAGATGATccaattacaacaacaacaacaacatcaacaacaacatcaacaacaacaacaacaacaacaagattCAAAGCGTAGAAAGATGATGTCTTTTGTACCTGATATTAATTTGGCTCGATTAGAAGAGGAGGAACGAATTGCTATAAAACTTTTAGGTGAAATTGCTAGGATTCGTGAAATATTGCTGTCAAAGAAAGAGTCATCAGAGATGTGTGTTGACAAGGAAAAGGTGCTTAAGGTATCTTGGAGCAAAAGTGGTGGTGAAGATTATACTTGCCAAAGATTGAGAGAGTTGTTTAGTAATTTTGGTGAGGTTGAACATGTAATCATGGGTTCGAGTTCTAAGAATAAGAAGAGAAGTTACGCTCTTGTTGAAATGTTATCTAAAGCAGATGCAGCTAAAGCCGTCTCTTCTTCTGGCTTAACTGGTCTCTTAATTGTCCCTCTTTTTTCTCTCTAG